The following proteins are co-located in the Calliphora vicina chromosome 2, idCalVici1.1, whole genome shotgun sequence genome:
- the LOC135952126 gene encoding cysteine-rich PDZ-binding protein codes for MVCEKCETKLAKIATPDPWKTGPARKINENKALSSAKDRFNPIGKTLPPCRICRQKVHQAGSHYCQACAYKKAICAMCGKKLMSTKNYKQSST; via the exons ATGGTTTGTGAAAAATGCGAAACAAAATTGGCTAAAATTGCTACACCAGATCCCTGGAAAACTGGCCCGGCTcgtaaaattaatgaaaacaaaGCGTTATCTTCCGCTAAAGACAGATTTAACCCCATTGGGAAAACACTTCCACCATGCCG AATTTGCCGCCAAAAAGTTCACCAGGCTGGATCGCATTATTGTCAAGCATGTGCCTACAAAAAAGCTATTTGTGCCATGTGTGGCAAAAAATTAATGagtactaaaaattataaacaaagttCAACGTAA
- the mtDNA-helicase gene encoding mitochondrial DNA helicase, whose product MLNSCYDAELNVLQFPLMNAGNRIVGEKFLYLEDGKEECFQNDNLSGVLLYGPSNKQKAIVVANLLDFLVLIAQRIDTHAIVCLPYGLKCLPQECLPTLEHFKELVLWFKCDSTGWDVAKTFASKIDERRCLLIRPTVAEPSPFDAQRKRLNIRHILQKATPVRHKSITTFNSLRNDVLSELQNIEKVNGVKWKRFPILNKLLKGHRKGELTIITGPTGSGKTTFMSEYSLDLALQGVSTLWGSFEIRNARLASTLLRQFVGYSLEKKLHEFDHWATEFEKHPMYFMTFHGQQPLKIVMEAIEHAHYVHDISHVIIDNLQFMMGISNTYRTDKFWEQDSIIASFRALATKHNVHVTLVMHPRKEREEDDLTTSSIFGSAKASQEADNVLIIQDKRLTSLKGKKYLQIVKNRYSGDLGIMPLEFNKDALSYAYSGQKKKKEKDIETHSQSSREL is encoded by the exons atgttaaacTCCTGCTATGATGCCGAACTTAATGTTTTACAGTTTCCATTGATGAATGCTGGTAATAGAATAGTAGGcgagaaatttttatatttagaagaTGGTAAAGAGGAGTGCTTTCAAAATGACAATTTATCTGGAGTCTTACTATACGGACCATCCAATAAACAAAAGGCCATAGTTGTGGCCAATTTATTAGACTTTTTGGTGCTAATCGCTCAGCGTATTGATACAC ATGCTATTGTCTGTTTACCCTATGGTCTAAAATGTCTTCCTCAAGAATGTTTACCAACATTGGAACATTTTAAGGAACTGGTACTTTGGTTTAAGTGTGATTCTACGGGATGGGATGTTGCCAAAACATTTGCAAGTAAAATTGATGAAAGACGATGCCTTTTAATACGACCCACCGTTGCTGAACCATCTCCCTTCGATGCCCAACGAAAACGACTCAATATTCGCCACATTTTGCAAAAAGCGACACCGGTACGACACAAGTCAATTACGACCTTTAACTCCCTCAGAAATGACGTTCTCAGTGAATTGCAAAATATAGAGAAAGTGAATGGTGTTAAATGGAAAAGATTTCCTATACTTAATAAACTACTGAAGGGGCACCGTAAGGGGGAGTTGACTATAATAACAGGACCCACAGGCAGTGGTAAAACTACATTTATGAGTGAATACTCTTTGGATTTGGCATTGCAAGGAGTTTCAACACTATGGGGTTCTTTTGAAATAAGAAATGCCCGTTTAGCATCCACTTTGTTACGTCAATTTGTTGGTTATTCTCTGGAAAAGAAATTGCATGAATTCGATCATTGGGCTACAGAATTTGAAAAACATCCCATGTACTTTATGACTTTTCACGGACAACAGCCGCTGAAAATAGTCATGGAAGCGATAGAACATGCACATTATGTTCATGATATAAGTCATGTTATTATAGATAATCTTCAATTTATGATGGGCATTTCAAATACATATCGTACAGACAAATTTTGGGAACAAGATAGTATAATAGCCTCATTTCGAGCTCTTGCTACAAAACACAATGTACATGTGACTTTGGTAATGCATCCACGCAAAGAAAGAGAAGAAGATGATCTAACTACTAGTTCAATATTTGGTTCGGCTAAGGCTAGCCAAGAAGCGGATAATGTTCTAATTATCCAGGATAAACGTTTAACCAGTTTAaagggtaaaaaatatttacaaattgtcAAAAACCGTTATAGCGGAGATTTAGGCATAATGCCTTTAGAATTTAATAAGGATGCTTTAAGTTATGCCTACTCCGGCCAAAAGAAAAAGAAGGAAAAAGACATAGAAACGCATTCACAATCGTCAAGAGAGTTatag